From the genome of Terriglobia bacterium, one region includes:
- a CDS encoding prepilin-type N-terminal cleavage/methylation domain-containing protein — MRKQKGFSLIELLIVVAIILIIAAIAIPNLLRSRIAANEASAV; from the coding sequence ATGCGCAAACAGAAGGGCTTCTCGCTTATCGAACTGCTGATCGTGGTCGCGATCATTCTGATCATCGCCGCGATTGCTATTCCGAACCTCCTGCGTTCCCGTATCGCGGCCAACGAAGCTTCGGCCGT